The following are encoded together in the Peromyscus maniculatus bairdii isolate BWxNUB_F1_BW_parent chromosome 22, HU_Pman_BW_mat_3.1, whole genome shotgun sequence genome:
- the Znf414 gene encoding zinc finger protein 414, whose amino-acid sequence MEEPSKPSPDMLATAESSSSETDKEVVSPDVTATATFSSVGESGPNPTAIPPVWDRGGPPQQVATPAVDSCQPGSASTGVGTNEDLRLPRRRPPPGKQIPCSSPGCCLSFPSIRDLAQHLRTHCPPTQSLEGKLFRCSALSCTESFPSMQELVAHGKLHYKPNRYFKCENCLLRFRTHRSLFKHLHVCAEHAQSPAPPPPPALDKEPPVPERPPESDPSSTLSLPFPLLEPFTSAPTGPFLPYLNPAPFGLSPPRLRPFLAAAPGPPASSTAIWKKSQGAAGSPRRPQGGSDAPSGYVAPSCIVWEHTRGRYSCMQCDFSTASRPAMTLHLQDHRPGAPTAPAPGSLHAKIQASKAEECSGMELEARGEAQAQLPPPQLHKNPTSFAPGVSQLSEGERPIFSQL is encoded by the exons ATG GAGGAACCGTCCAAGCCCAGTCCGGACATGCTAGCCACTGCAGAGTCCAGCTCCAGTGAGACTGACAAGGAGGTGGTGTCTCCAGATGTGACAGCTACagccactttctcttctgtgggGGAGTCAGGTCCTAACCCCACAGCCATACCACCAGTGTGGGACCGTGGAGGACCTCCGCAGCAGGTTGCTACCCCAGCCGTAGACAGCTGCCAGCCTGGCTCAGCCAGCACAGGTGTGGGGACCAATGAGGACCTGAGGTTGCCCAGACGACGTCCTCCACCAG GGAAACAGATACCCTGCTCTAGCCCTggctgctgcctcagtttccccagcattCGTGATCTGGCACAGCATCTCCGTAcccactgcccacccacacaGTCACTGGAAG GCAAACTCTTCCGATGCTCAGCCCTGAGCTGCACTGAGAGTTTCCCCAGCATGCAGGAGCTGGTAGCCCACGGCAAGCTGCATTACAAGCCCAACCGCTACTTCAA GTGTGAGAATTGCCTCCTGCGCTTCCGCACTCACCGATCGCTCTTCAAGCATCTTCATGTTTGTGCAGAGCATGCTCAGAGCCCAGCCCCGCCACCACCCCCTGCCCTGGACAAAGAGCCACCTGTGCCCGAGCGCCCCCCAGAATCCGACCCTTCGTCTACTCTGAGCCTGCCATTCCCACTACTTGAGCCTTTCACCTCTGCCCCCACTGGGCCGTTCCTTCCCTACTTGAATCCTGCGCCCTTTGGCCTGAGTCCCCCGAGACTGCGCCCATTCCTGGCTGCTgctccaggaccaccagcctccAGCACTGCCATCTGGAAAAAGAGTCAAG GTGCTGCTGGAAGTCCCAGAAGACCTCAGGGTGGCTCTGATGCGCCCTCAG ggTACGTGGCCCCCAGCTGCATCGTGTGGGAACACACGCGTGGCCGCTACTCGTGCATGCAGTGTGACTTCTCCACGGCCTCACGGCCCGCCATGACACTACACCTCCAGGACCACCGCCCCGGCGCCCCCACAGCCCCGGCGCCTGGGTCCCTTCATGCCAAAATCCAGGCGAGTAAGGCTGAGGAATGCTCAGGCATGGAGCTAGAGGCAAGGGGTGAGGCCCAAGCTCAGCTGCCCcctcctcaactccacaaaaACCCAACCTCATTTGCTCCTGGGGTGTCACAACTGTCAGAGGGGGAGCGTCCCATTTTCTCACAGCTTTGA